A window from Culex pipiens pallens isolate TS chromosome 3, TS_CPP_V2, whole genome shotgun sequence encodes these proteins:
- the LOC120413696 gene encoding uncharacterized protein LOC120413696: MTPHLRLAPTICLLAALALTLTSSMHIPEDMEILEGYDLESAGTEINPEDDFYEQRSLLEPFYYRAIRDKRDAPPYQVLESPGLRSHFRQRMPDVEVSRKRSRRSSGDGGEEEKGTVTEPPKPTEELPKPEQQRMNQRTVEAWVKTPYQVQKPTPSQQEEMDSEAEASMMSEGIKARAPRVNFITQRRPNEPETREDKDKVVPELYRKPLARLFYEYPAAPRVYDSFSAQSQSPMFPKIYNKYDEYHRDMMDRMHPPSPHRFDAYYQRRYDQADYDNYFPRYTFPSYYYYPDKRFDVPSYYRGDRNYLLSNDVMDVPNVPPPVYIPSRNRRIIYYATLPEIVRTPPNVDLRYRPYQNKFANRYDPNFPTKGPLGGAYKSSTVNPLSAGGNKDDKYVSSTPIKIVRDLGVQQDNPGQNNNNGGAGGGSNGNGAAGRRQYSVKMGGRPNGGYQDQGGHYEQDRSYYGRHL; encoded by the exons ATGACGCCCCATCTCCGGTTGGCGCCAACGATCTGCCTGTTGGCAGCACTCGCCCTAACCCTCACCTCCTCCATGCACATCCCCGAGGACATGGAGATACTCGAGGGGTACGACCTGGAGTCCGCCGGCACGGAAATCAACCCCGAAGACGATTTCTACGAGCAGCGCAGTCTGCTGGAACCGTTTTACTACCGGGCGATCCGCGACAAACGGGACGCCCCACCGTACCAGGTGTTGGAATCACCGGGCTTGAGGAGTCACTTCCGCCAGCGGATGCCGGATGTGGAAGTTTCCAGGAAGCGAAGCAGAAGGAGTAGCGGCGACGGTGGGGAGGAGGAGAAAGGAACGGTAACGGAACCGCCGAAGCCGACCGAGGAGTTGCCCAAGCCGGAACAGCAACGGATGAACCAACGGACGGTGGAGGCCTGGGTCAAGACGCCGTATCAG GTGCAGAAGCCGACTCCGAGCCAGCAAGAGGAGATGGATTCTGAAGCGGAAGCTTCAATGATGAGCGAAGGTATCAAGGCACGTGCTCCGCGCGTCAACTTCATCACCCAGCGTAGACCAAATGAACCGGAAACGCGCGAGGACAAGGACAAGGTCGTTCCGGAGTTGTACCGTAAGCCGCTGGCCAGGTTGTTCTACGAATACCCTGCGGCACCTCGCGTGTACGATTCCTTCTCCGCCCAGTCCCAATCGCCAATGTTCCCCAAGATCTACAACAAGTACGACGAGTACCATCGGGACATGATGGATCGGATGCATCCTCCGTCCCCGCACCGTTTCGACGCCTATTACCAACGTCGGTACGACCAAGCCGACTACGACAATTACTTCCCACGCTACACCTTCCCCAGTTACTACTACTATCCGGACAAGCGGTTCGACGTGCCCTCGTACTACCGCGGCGATCGCAACTACCTGCTCTCCAACGACGTCATGGACGTCCCGAACGTTCCACCCCCGGTCTACATCCCGTCCCGCAACCGCCGGATCATCTACTACGCGACCCTTCCGGAAATAGTCCGAACGCCCCCGAACGTAGACCTGCGCTATCGACCGTACCAGAACAAGTTCGCCAACCGGTACGATCCAAACTTCCCTACGAAGGGACCGCTGGGAGGGGCGTACAAATCGTCTACCGTAAATCCGCTTTCCGCGGGTGGAAATAAAGACGACAAGTACGTGAGTTCAACGCCGATCAAGATCGTGCGGGATCTCGGCGTTCAGCAGGACAACCCGGGgcagaacaacaacaacggagGAGCCGGAGGTGGTAGCAATGGGAATGGTGCAGCGGGTCGGCGACAATACTCGGTCAAGATGGGAGGACGACCCAACGGAGGGTACCAGGACCAGGGTGGTCACTACGAGCAGGATCGGTCCTACTATGGAAGGCATCTTTGA